Genomic window (Streptomyces sp. RerS4):
CTGCTGGCACGACGCCAACCGTAGCAGCGTGGTACCGTTTTATCGAAACGCGACGAAGCGTTTCGATAAATGGCCGGCGACCCGGCCGTCCCGCTCGGTCCGGCCGGCACTTCTGGGGGAGAACCATGGGCACGATCGTCGTTTCACACGGATACGGCATGCAGAGCGGCGACCACTGGTACCCGTATCTGCGAGACGAACTGGCCGCCCAAGGCCACGAGGTGCGCGTCCCGCAGCTGCCGGACCCGCTCGCGCCGAGCGCGGACGCCTGGCTGAAGACGCTGGCTGACGAGGTCTCCGCGTCCGGGGTGCCGGCCGCCGGGACCGTCCTCGTCGGGCACAGCCTCGGCGGCGTCAACGTGCTCCGACTGCTCGCCGGGCACGACACCGAGACCGAAGGGCCGTACGCCGGCGTCGTCCTCGTCGCCTCGATGGCCGGCGAGGTCGGCTACGACGCCCTCGCGTCCTTCTTCGACCCCGGCTTCGATTGGGCCCGCATCCGCCGCGCGGCCACGTCCTTCCGCGTCCTGCACGCGGCGGACGACCCGGTGACCGGCGCCGCCACGAGCGAGCACATCATGCGCTTCGTGACCGAGCTGGGAGCGACGGCGACGGTCACCGCCACCGGCGGCCACTTCCCCAGCACC
Coding sequences:
- a CDS encoding alpha/beta fold hydrolase; amino-acid sequence: MGTIVVSHGYGMQSGDHWYPYLRDELAAQGHEVRVPQLPDPLAPSADAWLKTLADEVSASGVPAAGTVLVGHSLGGVNVLRLLAGHDTETEGPYAGVVLVASMAGEVGYDALASFFDPGFDWARIRRAATSFRVLHAADDPVTGAATSEHIMRFVTELGATATVTATGGHFPSTGDSRPRLPEAARLVRELLGA